Proteins encoded by one window of Lutibacter sp. A64:
- a CDS encoding YraN family protein, with protein MATHNELGKKGEELAAEYLLKNGYQILEKNWFYKKAEVDIIALKGETLAVIEVKTRSSDYFGNPQDFVNQKKIRLLVEAINQYITTKDLDVEVRFDIIAILKNQYTFKIEHLEDAFLHF; from the coding sequence ATGGCTACACACAACGAATTAGGTAAAAAAGGAGAAGAACTTGCCGCTGAATATCTTTTAAAAAACGGCTATCAAATTCTAGAAAAAAATTGGTTTTACAAAAAAGCAGAAGTTGATATTATTGCCTTAAAAGGTGAAACTTTAGCTGTTATAGAAGTTAAAACACGCTCTAGCGATTATTTTGGAAATCCACAAGATTTTGTAAATCAGAAAAAAATTAGACTATTGGTAGAAGCTATTAACCAATACATTACCACAAAAGATTTAGATGTAGAAGTCCGATTTGATATTATTGCAATCTTAAAAAATCAATACACCTTTAAAATTGAACATCTAGAAGATGCTTTTTTACACTTTTAA
- a CDS encoding NifB/NifX family molybdenum-iron cluster-binding protein: MKIIAIPVTENNQIEDHFGKCEFYEIYTISEENEIIATKILESNQGCGCKSNIAQVLAEHGVTTMLAGGIGQGAINVLNKFNIEVIRGCSGNTKEIVTNFLKGEILDNGITCSHTHEEDHQCSH, translated from the coding sequence ATGAAAATAATTGCAATACCAGTAACTGAAAACAACCAAATAGAAGATCATTTTGGTAAATGTGAATTTTATGAAATCTATACTATTTCAGAAGAAAACGAAATAATTGCGACTAAAATATTAGAATCTAATCAAGGTTGTGGTTGTAAATCTAATATTGCTCAAGTTTTAGCAGAGCACGGCGTTACAACTATGTTAGCCGGAGGAATTGGACAAGGAGCAATAAACGTATTAAATAAATTTAATATTGAAGTAATACGTGGGTGTAGTGGAAACACAAAAGAAATTGTAACAAACTTTTTAAAAGGAGAAATTTTAGATAATGGTATTACGTGTTCTCATACACATGAAGAAGACCACCAATGTAGCCATTAA
- a CDS encoding CvpA family protein, translating to MNTFDIIIAALLLFGFIRGLFKGLFVEVASLLALIAGVYGAIHFSYFVADFLSDKLTWEERYITIISFAITFGIIVLTIGLLGKLFTKIADFAALGMLNKLLGGVFGVLKIGLILSIVLLVFTKLNNTIPFISEEQKEASILYEPIKNLAPSLFPNFLTVVKEETDLDI from the coding sequence ATGAATACTTTTGACATTATTATAGCAGCACTCTTATTATTTGGTTTTATCAGAGGTTTGTTTAAAGGCTTATTTGTTGAAGTAGCTTCACTACTTGCGCTAATTGCTGGTGTTTATGGAGCAATTCACTTTTCTTATTTTGTTGCAGATTTTTTATCTGATAAATTAACTTGGGAAGAAAGATATATTACAATTATTTCTTTTGCAATTACCTTTGGAATAATTGTTTTAACAATTGGTTTATTGGGTAAATTATTCACAAAAATTGCCGATTTTGCAGCTCTTGGAATGTTGAATAAACTACTTGGCGGTGTTTTTGGTGTTTTAAAAATTGGACTTATTTTAAGTATTGTACTTTTAGTTTTCACCAAATTAAACAACACTATTCCGTTTATTTCTGAAGAACAAAAAGAAGCTTCTATTTTATATGAACCTATAAAAAATTTAGCTCCTAGTCTATTTCCAAACTTTTTAACTGTAGTTAAAGAAGAAACAGATTTAGATATATAA
- a CDS encoding acyl-CoA thioesterase — METKINNSITTQYKVVFSKMLNDQNNLFGGIAMKWMDEVAYITAMRFTRKKMVTVSTDKIKFLKPVKSGEIVQLVGKVIKVGLAKITIKLELFSEQLDSETKQKAIEAFFVFAAVDKNNKPIRI; from the coding sequence ATGGAAACAAAAATTAATAATTCAATAACAACACAATACAAAGTTGTTTTTTCTAAGATGTTAAACGATCAAAATAATTTGTTTGGCGGTATAGCAATGAAATGGATGGACGAAGTTGCGTATATTACTGCAATGCGTTTTACTAGAAAGAAAATGGTAACGGTATCAACGGATAAAATTAAGTTTTTAAAACCTGTAAAATCAGGTGAAATAGTACAATTAGTTGGAAAAGTTATTAAAGTTGGCTTGGCTAAAATTACAATTAAACTAGAATTATTTTCCGAGCAATTAGATTCAGAAACAAAGCAAAAAGCAATTGAAGCTTTTTTTGTGTTTGCTGCAGTTGATAAAAATAACAAGCCAATTAGAATTTAA
- a CDS encoding TlpA family protein disulfide reductase: MLKKIVLILLFISAAAQSQTFVKGTMSPVISDLEYVILYQLKGAKQLYITNVDIDNGEFKIGFPENSPKGVYRLMYDINNGGYVDFLYSKESVELKFNPSFPSGTTEFITSEENKLYENYKSKTDNLKQQLDSLQLVYFRLQNESALKLTSENYNKTLKNYKETQADFINKSKNKLAYNFIKASERYYAPEVFSSPQLYLNSEKLHYFDAVDFNDIVLQNSIFYTEKIVDYVFYLNRSDEIDVQNTLYINAVNEISEKIGDNTALKSEMLITLMYNFSQLENITLIDYIIENLYNKLPVENQNQTDIDQILESVKLAVGRPAPDFTWDEKGIQKSLYNENEATTYMLIFWSTTCSHCLNEVPQLYDLLKDDEDVKVIAIALENDELGFNHYSEKFEKWTNVLGLNKWENPIGNAYNITSTPSYFILDANKKIISKPYALSDVQNYFKKD, encoded by the coding sequence ATGTTAAAAAAAATAGTATTAATACTGCTGTTTATTAGTGCAGCAGCTCAAAGTCAAACTTTTGTTAAAGGAACTATGAGTCCTGTAATTAGCGATTTAGAATATGTAATTTTATATCAACTAAAAGGAGCAAAACAGTTATATATTACTAATGTTGATATAGATAATGGGGAGTTTAAAATAGGTTTTCCAGAAAATTCGCCCAAAGGAGTCTATCGATTAATGTACGATATAAACAATGGAGGATATGTAGATTTTTTATATTCAAAAGAAAGTGTTGAATTAAAATTTAATCCAAGTTTCCCTTCTGGAACTACTGAATTTATAACTTCCGAAGAAAATAAACTCTATGAAAATTATAAATCTAAAACAGATAATTTAAAGCAGCAATTAGATTCTTTACAGTTAGTATATTTTAGATTGCAAAATGAATCGGCACTTAAACTTACAAGTGAAAATTATAATAAAACGCTTAAGAATTATAAAGAAACACAAGCGGATTTTATAAATAAATCTAAAAACAAACTAGCATATAATTTTATAAAAGCAAGTGAAAGGTACTATGCTCCTGAAGTATTTTCTTCTCCACAATTATATTTAAATAGTGAAAAATTACATTATTTTGATGCAGTTGATTTTAATGATATCGTATTACAAAATTCAATTTTTTACACTGAGAAAATTGTAGATTATGTATTTTATTTAAATAGGTCAGATGAAATTGATGTTCAAAATACATTGTATATAAATGCAGTAAATGAAATTTCAGAAAAAATAGGGGATAATACAGCATTAAAAAGCGAAATGTTAATAACATTAATGTATAATTTTTCTCAGTTAGAAAATATTACACTTATAGATTATATTATTGAAAACCTTTATAATAAACTTCCAGTAGAAAATCAAAATCAAACCGATATTGATCAAATATTAGAAAGTGTTAAATTGGCTGTTGGTAGACCAGCACCTGATTTTACTTGGGATGAAAAGGGCATACAAAAAAGTTTATATAATGAAAATGAAGCTACAACTTATATGTTGATTTTTTGGAGTACAACTTGTTCTCATTGTTTAAATGAAGTTCCTCAATTGTACGATTTACTGAAAGATGATGAAGATGTAAAAGTTATTGCTATTGCTCTAGAAAATGATGAATTAGGTTTCAATCATTATTCTGAAAAATTTGAAAAATGGACAAATGTTCTTGGTTTAAATAAATGGGAAAACCCTATTGGAAATGCATATAATATTACATCTACACCAAGTTATTTTATTTTAGATGCTAATAAAAAAATAATTTCTAAACCTTATGCTTTAAGTGATGTTCAGAATTATTTTAAAAAAGATTAA
- a CDS encoding DUF134 domain-containing protein, with amino-acid sequence MARPEKNRRVSKPPKMRGYKPFGIPKCKLEVVQLTMEEYESIRLVNYEMLQQKEAAVLMNISRPTLTRIYNKALKNITKAFVEGKAIVIDGGNYEFKKEWHRCKKCFKLVEDKRSHKKCIKNNENSFEEFIQLNN; translated from the coding sequence ATGGCAAGACCAGAAAAAAACAGAAGAGTTTCCAAACCTCCGAAAATGAGAGGGTATAAACCTTTTGGAATTCCAAAATGCAAACTTGAAGTTGTACAATTAACTATGGAAGAATACGAAAGTATTCGCTTGGTTAATTATGAAATGTTACAACAAAAAGAAGCAGCTGTATTAATGAATATCTCTAGGCCAACACTAACCAGAATTTATAATAAAGCACTAAAAAATATTACCAAAGCATTTGTTGAAGGGAAAGCAATTGTAATTGATGGTGGCAACTACGAGTTTAAAAAAGAATGGCACAGATGTAAAAAGTGTTTTAAACTAGTTGAAGATAAAAGAAGTCATAAAAAATGCATTAAAAACAACGAAAATAGCTTTGAAGAGTTTATTCAATTAAATAATTAA